The sequence CCCATACGGGCGAGGACGTGGTGCGTCTGGTTCAAGCCGGCCATACCGAGGCGGTCCACGCGGTCCGGCAGGCGGGGCGGGATGTCGGCGAGGTCCTGTCTGCCTGCATCAGCCTCATCAACCCGTCCGTGATCGTGATCGGCGGCTCCATGACCCTGACCGGCGAACACTTCATCGCGGGCATCCGCGAGGCGGTGTACTCCCGGACCGTCCCGCTGGCCACGCAGCACCTGCAGATCGTCCAGTCGGGCTCCGGGCTGGACGCCGGCGTTCTCGGAGCCAGCATGCTGGCCATCCATCACGCCATGTCCCCGCAGCGGATCGACGCCATGGTCAACGGGCTCACGGCACCGGCCGCCGGCTGATTCAATGGGGCATGATGTCCAGCCCCCAGCCCGATCACCAGCCCACCATCCCGCTACCCCCGGCCCCACCCCTCGGACCGTCCTCGCGCTCGCAGGTGCCCGCCTTCCAGGTGATGACCATCCTCGGCCGGGTGGCGGAGCTGCGGGCGGCGGGAGTCGACGTCGTGAGCCTGTGCGCCGGTGAACCCGGCGGGGGAGCGCCCGCGGGGGTCAGTGCGCGGGCCGCCGAGCTGCACGCGTCCGGACGAGCCCTGAACTACACGCCGACCCTCGGCATCGAGGAGTTGCGCACCGCGATCGCCGGCCACTACGCCCGCTGGTACGGGGTGGACGTGGACCCGGCGCGGGTGGCGGTGACCACTGGCTCCTCGGGGGCGTTCATGGCCGGGTTCCTGGCCGCGTTCAACCCGGGGGATCGGGTGGCGATGGCCCGCCCCGGCTACGCCGCCTACCGCAACATCCTCGCCGCGCTCGGCTGCCAGGTGGTGGAGCTCGACGCCGGCCCCGCCGTCCGCTTCCAGCCCACCCCCGCGCTACTCGAGGAGGCGGAGTCCGTCCACGGTCCGTTGGCCGGCCTGATTCTCGCCTCCCCGAACAACCCGACCGGCACCATGGCGACCCGGGCCGAGATGGCGGAGCTGGCCGCGTGGTGCCGGGAGCGCGGCGTGCGCCTGGTGTCGGATGAGATCTACCACGGCATCACGTACGGCTCCTCCGACGGGATTGGCGCGGCGGACAGAGCTGACACAGCTGAAACAGCTGACGCGTTCGACGGGATAGACGGGATTGACGGGGCCGACGCTGACGGTGCGGCGGGAGCGCCGGGTGACCGGGCCGGCGTCGAGCGTGGGGTCTGTGCCTGGGAGTACTCCACGGAGGCGATGGTGATCAGCTCGTTCTCCAAGTACTGGGGCATGCCGGGCTGGCGCATCGGCTGGATGCTGATGCCGGAGGACCTGGCGCCGGCGATCGGCGGGCTCTCCGGATCGGTGTCCCTCTGTCCGCCGGCCCCCGCACAGTACGCGGCGGTCGAGGCCTTCTCGGAGGAGTCCTACGCCGCCTGCGACGCCCAGGTGGCCGGTTTCGCCCGGGCTCGCGCCCTGGTGCTGGAGAACCAGGCCCGGCTGGGCTGGACGGACGCCGCGCCGGCCGACGGCGCCTTCTACTTCTGGGCGAAGCCAGGGGAAGCCATGCTCGCGCGCTACGGCACCTCAACCGCCTACTGCGAGGCGTTGCTGGAGCAGGCCCATGTGGCACTGACGCCCGGCACCGACTTCGACACCGCGCACGGGGAGGACTACGTCCGGTTGTCCTTCGCAGCCGGGTACGACGCAGTGGCGGAGGCGATCGAGCGGATCGTGGCATTCCAACGGGGCTAGTCTGCGGGGTCGACGGGCAAGTCGGCGGTGGCCAATGCTGGGCAGGTCGCCGTACATTGTGGGCATGACCAGCCCAGGGGTCGAGGCCCTACCGGTGGGGTTTGAGCACTTCCATCGCAGGGACTTCATCAACTACCAGTTCAACCGGGCATATGCGCTGGGCTTCGCCGACCGCGGCGAACTGTACGGTGCTGCGGCCCGTGTCCGGTCCGCGGCCGACTGCATCGCCGTGTTCGAGGACCTTTCGGCGCGGTCTGCAGTAGCCGGGAGGACACGACATGCCGCAGGCTACCTTCGCCTGGCGGAGTTCTTCACCCCGCCGCGGTCGGAGCAGAAGCCCGAACGCTACCGGCGCCTCCGGAAACTGTACGAGGCCGCGTTCGCGGGCGCCGGCGTCGTACGCCACGAGGTGCCCTATGCCTCGGCGAGCCTGCCCGCCTACCGGCTGCCCGCGGCCGGCCCGGGCGCTCGGTCCACGGTGTTGCTGCACGGCGGATTCGACTCACTCATCGAGGAATTCCACTCCATCTGGCAGCGCCTCGCCGCCGCAGGTTTCGAGGTCATCGCCTTCGAAGGGCCGGGGCAGGGCGGAGCGCGGACGCTGAATGGTCGGACCTTCGACCATGACTGGGAGAAGCCGGTCGGTTCGGTGCTGGATCACTTCAGCGTGGAGCAGGCCACCCTGATTGGCCTCTCGATGGGTGGGTACTGGGCGTTGCGAGCTGCAGGGTTGGAGGACCGCATACAACGCGTGGTGGCCTGGCCTCCTGTCTATGACTGGCTCCACCGGCTGCCGCCCACGGTGCGTGGCCCGGTCCGGGGCATGCTGAGGCACCGTGATTTCATGCGCTGGAGCGTTCGCACCCGCGTCCGCCTGAGCCCGACGCTGCGCATGGTGGTTGACCAGGTGCTGTACATGGTGGGCAGTGACGACCCAGCCGACGCGGTCGACTGGTTCATGGGCATGAACGCCCGACATCTGGGCAGCAAGCGGGTGCGCCAGGACGTGCTGTTGATGTGCGGTGAGCATGACGCGTTCCAGCCGCCGGTGCTGGCTCGGGCGCAGGCCCGTGCGCTCACGATGGCTCACAGCCTCACGGTGCGCACCTTCACCGAGGCCGAGTACGCCGATCAGCACTGTCAGATGGGGAACCTGGACCTGGCCTGTCAGGAACTGACCACGTGGTTGCTGGCCACGCCGGACTGGCGGGATGAGGCCAGAGCGAGGTGATGGACACAGCGTGGGCGCGGCATGGTGGCGGCCGTCCAATGGGGGAGCTGAGGTTAGGGGTTCTCCGCCAGGCGCTCCGAGAGCAGGCGCCGGGCGGCATCCTTCAGGTGCGCCAGGGAGGCGGCGACGATGGGCGCGGTCGCCGTGCCCCGGCGCACCGCGGCGACGATCCGGCGCGTCGGCCGCGCCGGGCCCGAAATGGGCACACGCCGCACGTTCTCGGACCCCGCCAGACTCGCCAGGCGCGGCACCAGGCCGAGGCCCATCCCGGCCCCGACGAGCGCCGTCGTCGTCTCCCACTCAGTCACCTCGTGCTGGACCTTCGGGTTCACGCCGACCGCGGTGAACGCGGCGGAGAACAGCGCGCGGTAGGCGGTACCCGGCGCGTCCGTGATCCAGACCTCGCCCACGAGTTCGTGCAGCGAGACGGATGAGTTCTCGGCCAACCGGTGGTCCAACGGCAGCATGACGTCCAGCGGATCGTCGAGCAGCCGCGTCTCCTCGACGCGGGAATCGGAACCCACGTCGGCCTCGGCCTCGGTGGCCACGACGACGGCGAGATCGATCCGCTCCGCGAGGAGCAGGTCCAGGCACCGCGACGGGCTCGCCTCGACCACCCGCACGGTGACCTTCGGTTGCGTGGCCCGCAGTTCCGCCGCGAGCGGGACGAGCAGGCTGGACGCCGCAGTCGAGAAGCCGCCCAGGCCGAACTCGATGGGCGTGGACCCGGCAACGGACGCCATGGTCGAGGTGATGCGGTCGCACTCTTCAATCAGGCCGTCCGTCTGCTCGACGAGATAGCGCCCGGTGGCCGTGAGGTGTAGCCCGCGGCCCTCCTTCAGCAGCAAGCGCATGCCGAGCGACTGCTGGAGCTCTCGCAGCTGCGCGGAGACGGCAGACGGGGAGTATCCGGTGAGCTCCGCGGTCGCCGCGATGCTGCCACAGGAGGCGAACGTCCGGAGGGTGAGGATGCGTCGATCGATCATGCACTGATTCTGCACGGTTCCCACCGGATATCCGAGCTTTTTATTGCATTGTTCGGACTACTACGATCGATGTGTCATTGATCACAGCACCGTAACGGACCCGCCCCCGCTCGGCCCGCAGCACCATCCCGAACCCCGCAGACTCGAGGAATCAGTACCGTGACCCTTGCCGTGAACTCCAGAGCCGCCAGCCGCGGCCGCCTCGCCGCCGCCCCCACCGAGGAGCAGGCCGCCCAGGTGCGTCTTCTGCTCGACGAGCGCCGTACCGGCTACTCGTTGGAGGCGCCGTTCTACACCGATCCTGAGATCTTCGCCGCGGACATGCAGGGCATCTTCGGCCGGCACTGGCTCTTCGCCGCCAGCCTCGCCGAGATCCCGGAGCCGGGTGACTACGTCACCGTCGACTACGGGCCGTACTCCCTGATCGTCCTCCGCACCGACGAGGGCGTGAACGTCCTGCACAACGTGTGCCGCCACCGCGGCGCCCGGGTGCTCCCGGAGAAGACGGGCACCACCGGCAACCTGGTGTGCGGCTACCACTCGTGGACCTACTCGGCGGACGGCGACCTGATCCATGCCTCCTCACCCGGTGAGACGTCCTTCGACAAAGCGTGCTTCGCGCTCAAGAAGGCGCACGGACGGGTGGTCGCCGGGCTGGTGTTCATCTGCCTGGCGGACGAGCCGCCCGCCGACTTCGATGAGGTCGCAGGGATCTTCGAGCCGTACCTGGCCCCGCATGAGATCGCCAACTCCCGGGTGGCCTACCAACAGGACATCATCGAGGAGGGCAACTGGAAACTCGTGATGGAGAACAACCGCGAGTGCTACCACTGCGACGGCCACCCCGAGCTGGCCTGCTCGCTCTTCCCGACCTGGGGCCTCTCCGAGGGGATCGTCCCGCCTCACCTGGAGGACGTCTGGAACCGCAACGTCGAGGCCGAGGATGCCCTGCGGGGGCGCTGCACCCGCTACGGACTGCCCTTTGAGATCGTCGAGGAACTCGACACCCGCGTCACCGGGATCCGCATCTCCCGTGAGCCGCTCGACGGCGCGGGCGAGTCCTTCTCCGCCACCGGCCGCCGCCTGTCCAAGAAGCTGCTGGGTGACCTGCGTGACTTCCGGCTGGGCCGCTGCTCCATGCACCTGCAGCCGAACTCCTGGTTCCACCTGATCTCCGACCACGTGATCACGTTCGCCGCGTTCCCGATCAACGAGCACCAGACGCTGGTGCGGACCACCTGGCTCGTTGCCGACGACGCCGTCGAGGGGGTGGACTATGACGTGGACACACTCACCCACACGTGGAAGCAGACGAACCTGCAGGACAAGAACTTCGTGGAGATGTGCCAGCAGGGCGCGAACAGCCCGGCCTACGAGCCAGGGCCCTACATGAAGAGCGAGTATCAGGTCGAGGCGTTCATCAACTGGTACACCCAGCGCATGCGTGAGCACGTGGCATGACCGTCAGCACCACCCTCACCACGATTCCGGAGGTCCGGCGCGTCCGGGGTCTGGAGATGCCGTGGAACCGGGTGGCCCAGGCCACTGCCGACCTGCCCTTCGCGGCGGCGGCCCGGGCCTTGGACCCCTGGTATCCGCAGGAGTTCCTGGCCGAGTGCGTCCAGACCATCCCGGAAGCCGGGGGCATGCTCACCGTGGTCATGCGCCGGATGGACGGCGCTCCGCTCGCCTTCCGATCCGGGCAGTACCTCAACATCGCCTTCCCGGTGTTCGGTCAGGACGCTGATCCGGTCAACCGCAGCTACTCGTTGTCCAGCGCTCCGACGGAGCCGTGGACCTTCGCCATCACGGTCAAGCGTGAGGAGGGTGGCACGGTCTCGCCGTGGATCCACGAGAACATCCGGCCCGGCAGTGTGCTGGAGGTGCTCGGCCCCGTGGGCGCCTTCCATCTGCCCGACTATGACCGCCGGGCGCGCTACCTGTTCCTGGCGGCCGGCTCGGGCATCACCCCGCTGATGTCGATGATCCGGACGATCCACTCCCTCCCGGGCCGCGCCGACGTGGTCATGCTGTATCACGGGGCTGCGCCCGGGACCTTCGCGTTCTCCCACGAGCTCGAGCACCTGGCCGCGGTCGATTCGCGGATCACCGTGTACTACTCGCTGGGTGATCGCAGCGTCCCCGGCACCTGGGAGGGGATGGTCGGGCGGCTCACCTCAGAGATGGTGGACACGGTGGTCCCCGATGCCAACGGACGCAAGGTGTTCGCCTGCGGACCGGAGGGGTATATCGATGTCGCCGCCGAGCTGCTGGAGAAGGTGGGCGTGGACGAGACGTCGATCTTCGTCGAGTCGTTCTCCGGCACCCGCGAGACCGCGTTGGAATACCGGGAGGAAGTGGCCCTCGCCGGCGGCATCGCCGAGGAGATGGCTGCCGCCCAGGACGCTGCCCGAGAGGCTGCCCTGGAGGCCCCGGCCGACGTCGTCGATCCGCCCACGGGTGCACTGGACCTCTACCGGATCGCGGAACTCAACACCCCCGACGACGGCGGCGCCGCAGCTGCCACGTTGAGTCCGGCCCCGTCAGGTGCGGCCGCGTCTGGTCCGACCCCGTCAAGCCCGGCAGCGTCGAACACGACCGGGCCGGTCGACCCGTCCACCTTCGAGGTGGTCGGGGAGGGCAGCCTGACGATGTCGTTCCTGCGCACCCGCCTGAACGTGCGCATCGACCCGCAGGCGAACGTCCTGGACGCCGCCCGGGAGGCCGGCGTGCGCATCGGGGCGAACTGCCGGGAGGGCATGTGCGGTTCCTGCAAGGTCGTCAAGATCAGCGGCGAGGTGGACATGAACCACCAAGGCGGCATCCGTGCCCGCGAGATCGACGCCGGAAAGTTCCTGCCGTGCTGTTCGACGGCGCAGACTGACCTGGTCGTCGACGCCTAGACCAGACCGGACGCCGGAGATCGGCGGGCGGGACATCCCCTCCACGGAACATCGCCGGCGCCGCACGCGCCGGTCGCACCACAGACGTCAGCACACCAAGGAGTGAACAATGAGGCCTACCCCCTCTCCCCGGGTCGTCATCATCGGAGCCGGCATCGTCGGCGCGAACCTCGCGGACGAGCTCGCCCAGCTCGGACACACCAACACCCTCGTCCTCGAGCAGGGACCGCTGGGGATTCCCGGCGGCTCAACCTCGCATGCGCCGGGCCTCGTCTTCTCCTCCAACGGCTCGAAATCAATGACGGCGTTCGCGCAGTACACGATCAAGAAGCTGACCTCACTGACCGACTCCGAGGGCCGCGGGTCCTATCTGCCCGTGGGCGGCCTCGAGATCGCCACCACGGAAGAACGCCTGCAGGACCTCCACCGCCGCGCGGGCTGGAACCGCTCGTACGGAGTGGAGGCGCACGTCGTGGACGCCGACGAGTGCCTGCGGCTCTTCCCCCTGCTCAACCCGGACATGCCGCTCGGCGGGCTCCTCACCCCGGGTGATGGCCTGGCTCTGGCGGCCAAGGGAACCCAACTGGTCATCGAACGGGCCCGGGCCGCCGGAGTCGAGTTCCGCGACCGGACCGTTGTCACTGACATCGAGCAGTCCGGCGGCCGGGTCACGGCGGTCGTGGCGGGCGACGAGCGCTTCCCGGCCGACGTCGTGGTGTCCTGCGCCGGTTTCTGGGGACCGAACATCGGCAAGATGGTCGGCACCGAGATCCCGCTGCTGCCCCTGGCCCACCAGTTCGCCTGGTCTACGCCGGTCCGGTCCCTGGCCGGGGTCAACGAGCTGCCCAACGGTGCCAGCCGCCCGATCCTGCGCTACCAGGACCGTGACCTGTACTACCGCGAGTGGGGTGACACCATCGGCATCGGCTCCTACGCGCACCGCCCCATGCCGGTCGACCTCGACACCCTGCCGGCCTACCGGCCGGAGGACATCACGGGCGAGCGCATGCCCTCGTCCCTGCCCTTCACCCCGGAGGACTTCGCCGCGGAGTGGAAGGCCAGCCAGGAGCTGCTCCCGGACTTGAGAAACACCGAGATCAAGCGCGGATTCAACGGCATCTTCTCCTTCACGCCGGACGGAGGCTCGCTGGTGGGCGAATCGCGCCACGTGGACGGCTTCTTCGCGGCCGAGGCCGTCTGGGTGACGCACGGTCCGGGTATCGCCAGGGCCGTCGCCGAACTGATCGCGACCGGGCAGTCGAGCATCGACCTGTCCGACTGCGATCTGAATCGGTTCGAGGACGTGCAGACCACGCCCGAGTACGTCTCCGAGACCTCGCAGCAGAACTTCGTCGAGATCTACGATGTGCGCCACCCTTCGGAGCCCCGGCTGTCCCCGCGCAACGTGCGCGTCAGCCCCTTCCACGAACAGCAGAAGGCCCTCGGCGCGTTTTTCCTGGAGGGCACCGGATGGGAGCGCCCGCACTGGTTCGAGGCGAACGCCGCACTGCTGGAGGAGCTGCCCTCCGAGTGGGCCGCTCCGGAGCGTGACGCCTGGTCTGACAAGTTCCACTCACCGATCGCCGCCGCCGAGGTCTGGAAGACCCGGACCGCCGTGGCCATGTTCGACATGACCCAGCTCAAGCGACTGGAGATCACGGGACCGGGCGCCGGCCCCCTGCTGCATGGCCTGACGACGTCGAGCATGCTGCGGGCGCCCGGCGCCGTCAGCTACACCCTTCTCCTCGACGAGGCCGGCGGCAT comes from Citricoccus muralis and encodes:
- a CDS encoding 2Fe-2S iron-sulfur cluster-binding protein, which translates into the protein MTVSTTLTTIPEVRRVRGLEMPWNRVAQATADLPFAAAARALDPWYPQEFLAECVQTIPEAGGMLTVVMRRMDGAPLAFRSGQYLNIAFPVFGQDADPVNRSYSLSSAPTEPWTFAITVKREEGGTVSPWIHENIRPGSVLEVLGPVGAFHLPDYDRRARYLFLAAGSGITPLMSMIRTIHSLPGRADVVMLYHGAAPGTFAFSHELEHLAAVDSRITVYYSLGDRSVPGTWEGMVGRLTSEMVDTVVPDANGRKVFACGPEGYIDVAAELLEKVGVDETSIFVESFSGTRETALEYREEVALAGGIAEEMAAAQDAAREAALEAPADVVDPPTGALDLYRIAELNTPDDGGAAAATLSPAPSGAAASGPTPSSPAASNTTGPVDPSTFEVVGEGSLTMSFLRTRLNVRIDPQANVLDAAREAGVRIGANCREGMCGSCKVVKISGEVDMNHQGGIRAREIDAGKFLPCCSTAQTDLVVDA
- a CDS encoding alpha/beta fold hydrolase, whose product is MTSPGVEALPVGFEHFHRRDFINYQFNRAYALGFADRGELYGAAARVRSAADCIAVFEDLSARSAVAGRTRHAAGYLRLAEFFTPPRSEQKPERYRRLRKLYEAAFAGAGVVRHEVPYASASLPAYRLPAAGPGARSTVLLHGGFDSLIEEFHSIWQRLAAAGFEVIAFEGPGQGGARTLNGRTFDHDWEKPVGSVLDHFSVEQATLIGLSMGGYWALRAAGLEDRIQRVVAWPPVYDWLHRLPPTVRGPVRGMLRHRDFMRWSVRTRVRLSPTLRMVVDQVLYMVGSDDPADAVDWFMGMNARHLGSKRVRQDVLLMCGEHDAFQPPVLARAQARALTMAHSLTVRTFTEAEYADQHCQMGNLDLACQELTTWLLATPDWRDEARAR
- a CDS encoding LysR family transcriptional regulator, producing MIDRRILTLRTFASCGSIAATAELTGYSPSAVSAQLRELQQSLGMRLLLKEGRGLHLTATGRYLVEQTDGLIEECDRITSTMASVAGSTPIEFGLGGFSTAASSLLVPLAAELRATQPKVTVRVVEASPSRCLDLLLAERIDLAVVVATEAEADVGSDSRVEETRLLDDPLDVMLPLDHRLAENSSVSLHELVGEVWITDAPGTAYRALFSAAFTAVGVNPKVQHEVTEWETTTALVGAGMGLGLVPRLASLAGSENVRRVPISGPARPTRRIVAAVRRGTATAPIVAASLAHLKDAARRLLSERLAENP
- a CDS encoding aromatic ring-hydroxylating oxygenase subunit alpha, yielding MTLAVNSRAASRGRLAAAPTEEQAAQVRLLLDERRTGYSLEAPFYTDPEIFAADMQGIFGRHWLFAASLAEIPEPGDYVTVDYGPYSLIVLRTDEGVNVLHNVCRHRGARVLPEKTGTTGNLVCGYHSWTYSADGDLIHASSPGETSFDKACFALKKAHGRVVAGLVFICLADEPPADFDEVAGIFEPYLAPHEIANSRVAYQQDIIEEGNWKLVMENNRECYHCDGHPELACSLFPTWGLSEGIVPPHLEDVWNRNVEAEDALRGRCTRYGLPFEIVEELDTRVTGIRISREPLDGAGESFSATGRRLSKKLLGDLRDFRLGRCSMHLQPNSWFHLISDHVITFAAFPINEHQTLVRTTWLVADDAVEGVDYDVDTLTHTWKQTNLQDKNFVEMCQQGANSPAYEPGPYMKSEYQVEAFINWYTQRMREHVA
- a CDS encoding pyridoxal phosphate-dependent aminotransferase translates to MMSSPQPDHQPTIPLPPAPPLGPSSRSQVPAFQVMTILGRVAELRAAGVDVVSLCAGEPGGGAPAGVSARAAELHASGRALNYTPTLGIEELRTAIAGHYARWYGVDVDPARVAVTTGSSGAFMAGFLAAFNPGDRVAMARPGYAAYRNILAALGCQVVELDAGPAVRFQPTPALLEEAESVHGPLAGLILASPNNPTGTMATRAEMAELAAWCRERGVRLVSDEIYHGITYGSSDGIGAADRADTAETADAFDGIDGIDGADADGAAGAPGDRAGVERGVCAWEYSTEAMVISSFSKYWGMPGWRIGWMLMPEDLAPAIGGLSGSVSLCPPAPAQYAAVEAFSEESYAACDAQVAGFARARALVLENQARLGWTDAAPADGAFYFWAKPGEAMLARYGTSTAYCEALLEQAHVALTPGTDFDTAHGEDYVRLSFAAGYDAVAEAIERIVAFQRG
- a CDS encoding GcvT family protein; this translates as MRPTPSPRVVIIGAGIVGANLADELAQLGHTNTLVLEQGPLGIPGGSTSHAPGLVFSSNGSKSMTAFAQYTIKKLTSLTDSEGRGSYLPVGGLEIATTEERLQDLHRRAGWNRSYGVEAHVVDADECLRLFPLLNPDMPLGGLLTPGDGLALAAKGTQLVIERARAAGVEFRDRTVVTDIEQSGGRVTAVVAGDERFPADVVVSCAGFWGPNIGKMVGTEIPLLPLAHQFAWSTPVRSLAGVNELPNGASRPILRYQDRDLYYREWGDTIGIGSYAHRPMPVDLDTLPAYRPEDITGERMPSSLPFTPEDFAAEWKASQELLPDLRNTEIKRGFNGIFSFTPDGGSLVGESRHVDGFFAAEAVWVTHGPGIARAVAELIATGQSSIDLSDCDLNRFEDVQTTPEYVSETSQQNFVEIYDVRHPSEPRLSPRNVRVSPFHEQQKALGAFFLEGTGWERPHWFEANAALLEELPSEWAAPERDAWSDKFHSPIAAAEVWKTRTAVAMFDMTQLKRLEITGPGAGPLLHGLTTSSMLRAPGAVSYTLLLDEAGGITSDITVARLSEQSYQAGVNSNVDLAYISRKARHQSEEDPAQWVTVRDITPGTCCIGLWGPLAAAVMEKVSRDDLSKDGLKYFRAKEISIGGIPVTAMRLSYVGEFGWELYASADVGHRLWDVIWEAGQEHGIIAGGREAFNSMRLEKGFRSFGTDMTSDHEPDQAGLGFAVKASKTDDFVGKSALADRAAAATTRLRCLTVDDGTSVVLGKEPVYVGDEASGYVTSAAYGYTVRQPIAYAWLPNRVETGDGVEIEYLGRRIAATVVDDPLYDPEMTRLRG